A region from the Dehalococcoidia bacterium genome encodes:
- a CDS encoding DUF2284 domain-containing protein: MELMHPSPQEFAEKLIEFGASDARVIPSRSIVVEDRFADMCSAPQCPSYGLAPSCPPHSMKPSEFRSLLSKYEYALVFKIDVPIAMLMGEDRRDVARVIHELSSNIEHLAQVSGYANAKGLAGGSCKEIFCHDQVRCVVLEGKEKCPFADTARPSISGIGVNFLELCKTVGWKANIITQETTPDQVSMGMMAGIVLLG, translated from the coding sequence ATGGAGTTAATGCATCCTTCCCCACAGGAATTCGCTGAGAAGCTCATTGAGTTCGGGGCAAGTGATGCAAGAGTGATTCCATCCCGGTCAATCGTGGTTGAGGATCGGTTTGCTGACATGTGTTCCGCTCCCCAGTGTCCCAGTTATGGCTTGGCCCCAAGCTGCCCGCCTCATTCCATGAAACCCAGTGAATTCAGATCGCTTCTGTCTAAGTACGAGTATGCCCTTGTGTTCAAGATTGATGTTCCCATCGCAATGCTCATGGGGGAAGATCGCCGTGATGTGGCCAGAGTGATTCATGAGCTGTCTTCAAACATTGAGCACTTGGCCCAGGTGAGTGGTTACGCCAACGCCAAGGGTCTGGCCGGTGGTTCATGTAAAGAGATATTTTGCCATGATCAGGTTCGATGTGTAGTATTAGAGGGAAAAGAGAAGTGTCCCTTTGCGGATACTGCACGACCTTCTATTTCTGGGATTGGGGTCAACTTTCTCGAACTGTGCAAAACGGTTGGATGGAAGGCTAACATCATTACCCAAGAAACGACACCGGATCAGGTTTCTATGGGGATGATGGCTGGTATTGTACTGCTTGGCTAG